Below is a genomic region from Citrobacter telavivensis.
GGCGAAAAAGGCCAGGCTCATCGCAGCAATGACCACGAACTCCGAAGAGGTGTAGTTAGCGATAACAATCACGCAGGAGAGCAGCATGCCGCAAATCACCGGCAGTTTACGCGCGATGGTGAGGCTGTAGCCGCGTTTGAGCAACCAGTCGGAGAAGACGCCACCGAGCAGGCCGCCGATAAATCCGGCAATCGCCGGGATACTGGCGACAAAACCCACTTTCAGTATCGACATCCCCTTGGCCTGGTACAGGTAGGTTGGGAACCAGGTCAGGAAGAACCAGGTGATAGAGGTGACGCAAAACTGCCCGATGTAGACACCGATCATCATCCGGTTGACGCAGACGCTTTTGATCTGGGCGAACGAGACCTTCTGCGACTCCTTTTTACTGCCAAGCATCGGTTCACCGCCACCCTCGCGGATATAGTCAATCTCCTGTTGATTCACTTTGGGATGGTGCATCGGATCTTTGATTTTAATTAACCAGAAGACGCCGAGAATAACGCCAATCGCACCGATGTAATAAAAGACAAAATGCCAGCTCAGGTTATGCAGAATAATAGTCATCAGCGGGGTAATAATCCCCAGCGAGATATACTGTGCTGCCTGATAAACCGAGGTGACAAAACCTCGCTCATTATTCGGGAACCACTGTACGCTTAAGCGACTGTTTGCCGGGAAGGCAGGCGCTTCGATTGCGCCCATCAGTAAACGCAGAATAATCAGGACAATCAGCGGGCTGGCGTACAGATAGATGGTGCCCTGAAACATGGTCACCAGCGACCAACCGATCAGCGCACAGCCATATACCAGACGCGAGCCGTAGCGGTCTAATAACCAGCCACCGGGTAATTGCATTATCACATAGGCAATACCAAAAGAAGAAAAAGCCAGTCCCATTGCTTCCGGGTCAAAGCCTAATTCCTTACTCATAATCGGCGCGACGACGGATAACGTTGCCCGGTCGGCATAATTAAATACAGTGGCAAGAAATAAAAATATAAGAATGCTGTAACGCACTTTGGTGCGCTTTATCATTGTGCTCATTCTCTACTCCTCGATAAGGGCAGAAAGCGTTCTGTAAGGTAAGAGGGCGGGAATGATTCCCGCCAGTGTCATCAGGGGCGTTTGCCAAATTCACAGCTTAATTGGGTCCAGCGGCGAGCCTGCTCGCTCAGGGTGAAGCCCAGACCGTGGCGATCGGAGATCCACATGCGACCGTCGCGCAGTTCAAGCTGTTCGTTGAACAGCGGGTTCAGCCACTCGAAATGCTCCAGCCACGGCTCCAGCGGGTAGGCGGCGGACAAATGCAGGTGAACTTCCATGGCAAAATGCGGCGCAAGCTTACGCCCGTGCTTCGCGGCCAGATCCATAATCTTCAGGAACGGTGAAATACCGCCAACGCGAGGAGCGTCTGGCTGGACGAAGTCGCTGGCGTTCCCCAGAATCAGCTGTTCGTGCTCGCGGAAGCTGGTGAGCATTTCACCGGTGGCGATGGGCGTATCCAGCGCGGCGGCAAGCTGAGCGTGACCTTCAACATCGTAGGCGTCCAGCGGCTCTTCAATCCAGATAAGATTGAACTGTTCCATTTTGCGCCCCATGCGGATCGCCGTTTCACGATCCCACTGTTGGTTGGCATCGACCATCAACGGGAAGTCATCGCCCAGCGCTTCGCGAACGGCGGTTAAGCGGCGGATATCCTCGGCACAGTTGGGTTGCCCAACTTTCAGTTTGATCCCGCCGATGCCGTTTTCGCGTGAAATCACGACATTTTTCAGTACCTGATCGAGCGGGGTATGCAGGAAACCGCCGGAGGTGTTGTAGCACTGCACGGAATCCCGGTGCGCGCCCAGCAGTTTAGCCAGCGGCAGGCCAGCACGCTTGGCTTTCATGTCCCAGAGGGCGATATCGATAGGGGAGATGGCCTGAACCGCCATTCCGCTGCGGCCAACGGATGCGCCTGCCCACAGCAGCTTGGTGTAGATCTTATCGATGTCATTCGGATCTTCACCCAGCAGGTTGTCGGCGATTTCTTTGGCATGAGCGTAAATGCCCTGACCACCGGCTCGTTTTGAATAGCTGAAGCCGACGCCTTCAAATCCATCGCGACTGCGGATCTCGGCAATGATGATCGCCACTTCGGTCAGCGGTTTCTGGCGACCGGTTAACACTTTGGCGTCACTCACCGGGGTCGCCAGCGGCAGAAATGCCAGTGACAGCTTCACCCACTCGATGCGATCGCCGGTTTCCGCTGCCGTTCTGGCGTTGGCTGCTTTGGCATAGGTTACGGCGTCAGAATTCGCGCTTAAGGACATGTCATTCTCCTGATTGATGTAAAATGATTGCGCTAACATTTCTATTCTGATGGCAGAAATTAATCCAGAGAGTTGATGTTGAATTGAACAATCGATCACATATGGCGAATAAAAAAGGGGAATTCCTGCAAAACAGGTCACGATCCAAAACAATCTGGTAAAATGCACAACATTGAATGATGGCGCTAACATTTCATTGTGCGAGGGGGAAAGTAAGCTGCTGTATTTGCGGCGTTTCCTGGTCAGAAGCTGGCAATAGCCACCGGCATGATGAATAATGCACAGATAAATCAGTGAATTTTGCAGGGGCATCCACAGTGAAGAGCACAAAACCACCTCGCGCGCCGACGCTGGAAGATGTTGCCCGCAGTGCTGGACTGTCGCCCATGACGGTGAGTCGGGCGCTCAATACACCGCAACTGGTGCGGCCTAAAACGGTTGAGAAAGTGATGCAGGCGGTGCGGGCGACCGGCTATATTCCCAACGCGCTGGCGGGAGGTCTTGCGTCACGGCGCAGTAAATTGATTGCCATTGTGGTGCCGCAGATCAACAACAACATGTTCGTCGATACTATCCAGTCGCTGAGCGATGAACTGGCAAGGCGCGGCTATCATATTCTCCTGTGCGTGGCGGGGTATACCGAGCAGACGGAAGCGGAGCTGGTGGCAACACTGCTTTCCCGGCGTCCGGACGGCGTAGTGTTAACCGGCATCCACCACACCAGCGAACTGAAAAAAGTGATTCTCAACGCGGCTATTCCGGTGGTCGAAATCTGGGATCTCACCCCAACGCCGCTTGATATGCTGGTCGGTTTCTCTCATGAAAAAGTCGGGCAGGCCACCGGCGAGTATCTGCTAAGTAAAGGGTATCGTCGTCCCGGTTTGCTGTGGACGGCCGATCGCCGCGCCGGTCAGCGTAAGCAGGGGCTATGCAGCGTTCTGGCACGCCATGATATTCATGATGTGCCGCAGGTCGATGTACCGCTCCCGGCATCGCTGTCGCTGGGACGCAGCGGACTCACGCAACTCTTCAGCGAAGGGGAATTCGACGTAATTGTCTGCAGTTCCGACACCCTGGCGCAGGGCGCGATGATGGAAGCGGAAAGCCGTGGATTACGTATTCCGCAGGATTTAGCGGTTATCGGTTTTGGCGATCTCGATTTTGCCGCCAGTAATCGTCCGTCGATCACCACCGTCAGCGTTGACCGTCGCGCCATTGGTCAGCGAGCCGCCACGCTGTTGGCGAATCGCATTGAACAAACGGCAGTGGAAGAGGCCATTATCGATATCGGTTTTCACCTTATTGAGCGTGAGTCCGCATAAACTGACACTGGCGTATTCACAACTGTGCTCGTTTTAATCCTCACACTGATAATTAGGAACCTGCAATGCCACACGTTGATATTAAATGTTTTCCGCGCGACCTGACTGAAGAACAAAAAGCGGCGCTGGCCTCAGAGATTACTGAGACGATCGTTCGTCATCTGAAAAGCAAAGCGCGCTCGGTGAGCGTGGCGCTGACTGAAGTTCCTGAAGAAGCGTGGCAGGACGTATGGGATAGCGAGATTGCACCGCAGATGGACGCGCTGATTAAAAAGCCAGGCTACAGCATGTAATAAAACGCCCGGTCGCGAGGGCTGACCGGGCGACGTCGGATTATGGCGTGACGATATTGAACCAGAACTCAACTTTATCCGTATAGCCAGGCAAGAGGAGCACTATGGTGCAGGCGCAGCTAACCCGCCGTTACGCGTTTGCCGCTGGTGACGAACGTTCCAGCGCCAAGATGATGCAGGGTATTAAGCTTATCGTCATCGAACTGCCAGCGGCCTTCGACAAACACACGTTCATCCGCGGCGGCAGAAACCACTTCACCGAATAAGGTGTCGTATTTTTCCTGCGCGGCGGTGGCGGGGAGGAGACGACACTCCATCCAGGCCAGACATTTTTCTTCGACCACCGGCAGCCCCAGAACCGGC
It encodes:
- a CDS encoding MFS transporter — encoded protein: MSTMIKRTKVRYSILIFLFLATVFNYADRATLSVVAPIMSKELGFDPEAMGLAFSSFGIAYVIMQLPGGWLLDRYGSRLVYGCALIGWSLVTMFQGTIYLYASPLIVLIILRLLMGAIEAPAFPANSRLSVQWFPNNERGFVTSVYQAAQYISLGIITPLMTIILHNLSWHFVFYYIGAIGVILGVFWLIKIKDPMHHPKVNQQEIDYIREGGGEPMLGSKKESQKVSFAQIKSVCVNRMMIGVYIGQFCVTSITWFFLTWFPTYLYQAKGMSILKVGFVASIPAIAGFIGGLLGGVFSDWLLKRGYSLTIARKLPVICGMLLSCVIVIANYTSSEFVVIAAMSLAFFAKGFGNLGWCVLSDTSPKEMLGIAGGVFNMCGNMASIVTPLVIGVILANTQSFDFAILYVGSMGLIGLISYLFIVGPLDRITLTPSAA
- a CDS encoding L-talarate/galactarate dehydratase, which translates into the protein MSLSANSDAVTYAKAANARTAAETGDRIEWVKLSLAFLPLATPVSDAKVLTGRQKPLTEVAIIIAEIRSRDGFEGVGFSYSKRAGGQGIYAHAKEIADNLLGEDPNDIDKIYTKLLWAGASVGRSGMAVQAISPIDIALWDMKAKRAGLPLAKLLGAHRDSVQCYNTSGGFLHTPLDQVLKNVVISRENGIGGIKLKVGQPNCAEDIRRLTAVREALGDDFPLMVDANQQWDRETAIRMGRKMEQFNLIWIEEPLDAYDVEGHAQLAAALDTPIATGEMLTSFREHEQLILGNASDFVQPDAPRVGGISPFLKIMDLAAKHGRKLAPHFAMEVHLHLSAAYPLEPWLEHFEWLNPLFNEQLELRDGRMWISDRHGLGFTLSEQARRWTQLSCEFGKRP
- a CDS encoding LacI family DNA-binding transcriptional regulator; amino-acid sequence: MKSTKPPRAPTLEDVARSAGLSPMTVSRALNTPQLVRPKTVEKVMQAVRATGYIPNALAGGLASRRSKLIAIVVPQINNNMFVDTIQSLSDELARRGYHILLCVAGYTEQTEAELVATLLSRRPDGVVLTGIHHTSELKKVILNAAIPVVEIWDLTPTPLDMLVGFSHEKVGQATGEYLLSKGYRRPGLLWTADRRAGQRKQGLCSVLARHDIHDVPQVDVPLPASLSLGRSGLTQLFSEGEFDVIVCSSDTLAQGAMMEAESRGLRIPQDLAVIGFGDLDFAASNRPSITTVSVDRRAIGQRAATLLANRIEQTAVEEAIIDIGFHLIERESA
- the pptA gene encoding tautomerase PptA; this translates as MPHVDIKCFPRDLTEEQKAALASEITETIVRHLKSKARSVSVALTEVPEEAWQDVWDSEIAPQMDALIKKPGYSM